The Rhinoderma darwinii isolate aRhiDar2 chromosome 8, aRhiDar2.hap1, whole genome shotgun sequence genome has a window encoding:
- the ECH1 gene encoding delta(3,5)-Delta(2,4)-dienoyl-CoA isomerase, mitochondrial isoform X2, with amino-acid sequence MSSEAGLSSYSYETLKVTAPGDHVYHVEINRPEKRNAMNKALWREMVLCFQVLGEDTNCRAVVISGAGKMFTSGIDLMDLASDFLQPQEDDAARIAWNIRKKIYEYQESFSVIEKCTKPVIAAVHNGCIGAGVDLVTACDIRYCSQDAYFQVKEVDVGLAADVGTLQRLPNVIGNRSLVNELAFTARKMMSDEALSSGLVSRVLPDKSSLLSAAFDLATEIASKSPVAVQGTKVNLLYSRDHSVQDSLNYMATWNMSMLQTQDIMTSAQAALQKKTPKDVTFSKL; translated from the exons ATGTCGTCTGAAGCGGGACTATCCTCCTACAGCTATGAAACTCTGAAAGTCACCGCTCCGGGGGATCACGTCTACCACGTGGAGATCAACCGCCCAGAGAAGAGAAATGCAATGAACAAGGCTTTATGGAG GGAGATGGTCCTCTGCTTCCAAGTTCTCGGAGAAGATACTAATTGTAGGGCAGTCGTTATTTCCGGAGCTGGGAAAATGTTCACATCCG GGATCGATCTCATGGATCTGGCAAGTGACTTTTTACAGCCGCAGGAAGACGATGCTGCCAGAATCGCTTGGAACATCCGCAAGAAGATTTATGAATATCAGGAATCTTTTTCTGTTATTGAGAAG TGCACGAAGCCCGTAATTGCAGCAGTTCACAACGGTTGCATTGGAGCAG GTGTGGATCTCGTCACTGCCTGTGACATCCGCTACTGTTCCCAAGATGCCTATTTCCAGGTTAAG GAGGTGGATGTGGGTTTGGCCGCCGATGTGGGAACTCTACAGCGCCTGCCGAACGTCATTGGGAACAGAAG CTTGGTGAATGAGCTGGCCTTTACCGCTAGGAAGATGATGTCAGACGAGGCCTTAAGCAGCGGACTAGTCAG CCGGGTATTACCTGATAAGTCCTCCCTCCTTAGTGCTGCTTTTGACCTAGCCACTGAGATTGCCAGTAAAAGCCCTGTTGCTGTCCAAGGAACTAAAGTGAATTTACTGTATTCTCGAGACCACTCGGTGCAGGACAGTCTGAATTACATG GCCACTTGGAATATGAGCATGTTGCAAACCCAGGACATCATGACATCTGCACAGGCTGCTCTGCAGAAAAAGACCCCAAAAGACGTAACATTTTCGAAACTGTAG
- the ECH1 gene encoding delta(3,5)-Delta(2,4)-dienoyl-CoA isomerase, mitochondrial isoform X1 — protein MAVIRGLLRRDLLKLVPGLRNMSSEAGLSSYSYETLKVTAPGDHVYHVEINRPEKRNAMNKALWREMVLCFQVLGEDTNCRAVVISGAGKMFTSGIDLMDLASDFLQPQEDDAARIAWNIRKKIYEYQESFSVIEKCTKPVIAAVHNGCIGAGVDLVTACDIRYCSQDAYFQVKEVDVGLAADVGTLQRLPNVIGNRSLVNELAFTARKMMSDEALSSGLVSRVLPDKSSLLSAAFDLATEIASKSPVAVQGTKVNLLYSRDHSVQDSLNYMATWNMSMLQTQDIMTSAQAALQKKTPKDVTFSKL, from the exons ATGGCGGTGATCAGAGGACTCCTGAGGAGAG ACCTTCTCAAGTTGGTTCCAGGTCTCCGAAACATGTCGTCTGAAGCGGGACTATCCTCCTACAGCTATGAAACTCTGAAAGTCACCGCTCCGGGGGATCACGTCTACCACGTGGAGATCAACCGCCCAGAGAAGAGAAATGCAATGAACAAGGCTTTATGGAG GGAGATGGTCCTCTGCTTCCAAGTTCTCGGAGAAGATACTAATTGTAGGGCAGTCGTTATTTCCGGAGCTGGGAAAATGTTCACATCCG GGATCGATCTCATGGATCTGGCAAGTGACTTTTTACAGCCGCAGGAAGACGATGCTGCCAGAATCGCTTGGAACATCCGCAAGAAGATTTATGAATATCAGGAATCTTTTTCTGTTATTGAGAAG TGCACGAAGCCCGTAATTGCAGCAGTTCACAACGGTTGCATTGGAGCAG GTGTGGATCTCGTCACTGCCTGTGACATCCGCTACTGTTCCCAAGATGCCTATTTCCAGGTTAAG GAGGTGGATGTGGGTTTGGCCGCCGATGTGGGAACTCTACAGCGCCTGCCGAACGTCATTGGGAACAGAAG CTTGGTGAATGAGCTGGCCTTTACCGCTAGGAAGATGATGTCAGACGAGGCCTTAAGCAGCGGACTAGTCAG CCGGGTATTACCTGATAAGTCCTCCCTCCTTAGTGCTGCTTTTGACCTAGCCACTGAGATTGCCAGTAAAAGCCCTGTTGCTGTCCAAGGAACTAAAGTGAATTTACTGTATTCTCGAGACCACTCGGTGCAGGACAGTCTGAATTACATG GCCACTTGGAATATGAGCATGTTGCAAACCCAGGACATCATGACATCTGCACAGGCTGCTCTGCAGAAAAAGACCCCAAAAGACGTAACATTTTCGAAACTGTAG